The proteins below are encoded in one region of Gloeocapsa sp. DLM2.Bin57:
- a CDS encoding IS200/IS605 family transposase encodes VFWNGSYFVASCGGVTISTLKTYIQNQDEIK; translated from the coding sequence GTATTTTGGAATGGTTCATATTTTGTGGCTAGTTGTGGTGGTGTTACTATTTCAACCCTTAAAACTTATATACAGAATCAAGATGAAATAAAATAA